The proteins below come from a single Chryseobacterium nepalense genomic window:
- a CDS encoding alpha-glucuronidase — translation MQHFRIYFIAFLMIPLMTFAEDGSQLWLRFPAKNGISADQIIAKGNSATLNIARKELSSHWQGQTVELRTDKSLKSLKDGYTIKSGQNKIVIASAKEIGLLYGVYHILRLQQTNVSTADLNITEKPSYDVRILNHWDNLDGTIERGYAGHSLWKWEDLPNTISPRYEEYARANASVGINAVVLNNVNASPNMLREDYLKKVKILADIFRPYGIRVYLSVNFASPKVLGGTENSDPLNKNVQKWWKNKASEIYKLIPDFGGFLVKANSEGQPGPQDYGRTHADGANMMADVLKPYGGIVMWRAFVYSPSKDDRAKQAYLEFVPLDGKFRDNVIIQIKNGPVDFQPREAFNPLFGALKKTPEMVEFQITQEYLGQANHLAYLAPLFKETLESDTYSNGEGSTIAKITDGTLRPAKITAISAVANIGEDTNWTGHHFAQANWYAFGRLAWNHELTPEQIADEWITMTFTDNEKFVNPVKEMMLTSRETVVDYMMPLGLHHIFAGGHHYGPEPWGDYKGGRPDWSPVYYHQADKNGVGFDRTVTGSNAVSQYFPPLNDIYGNIKTCPENLILWFHHVPWEYKMKDGKTLWEELCYKYDSGVHKVRNYQKLWDTMEPYIDEQRFTEVHSKLKIQAKDAVWWKDACLLYFQTFSKTSIPYDIERPVHELEDLKKIKLNMGHHN, via the coding sequence ATGCAGCATTTCCGAATTTATTTTATCGCATTTCTAATGATTCCGTTAATGACCTTCGCGGAAGACGGAAGTCAGCTTTGGCTTCGCTTTCCAGCAAAAAACGGAATTTCTGCAGATCAGATTATCGCTAAAGGAAACAGTGCGACGCTGAATATTGCCAGAAAAGAACTGAGCAGTCACTGGCAGGGCCAAACCGTGGAGCTGCGAACAGATAAATCTTTAAAAAGCCTGAAAGATGGTTACACCATAAAATCCGGACAGAATAAAATTGTCATTGCTTCTGCAAAAGAAATCGGCTTGTTGTATGGCGTTTATCATATTTTACGGCTTCAGCAAACCAACGTTTCCACTGCCGATTTAAACATTACAGAAAAACCTTCGTACGATGTAAGAATTCTAAACCATTGGGATAATCTGGACGGAACGATTGAACGCGGTTATGCAGGCCATTCTCTCTGGAAATGGGAAGATCTTCCGAATACAATTTCTCCCCGATATGAAGAATACGCAAGAGCAAATGCCTCTGTCGGGATCAATGCTGTAGTATTGAATAATGTTAATGCCTCTCCAAACATGCTTCGTGAAGACTATCTGAAAAAAGTAAAAATACTTGCCGATATTTTCAGACCGTATGGCATCAGGGTTTATCTTTCGGTCAATTTTGCCTCGCCAAAAGTGTTGGGAGGAACCGAAAATTCAGATCCGTTAAATAAAAATGTTCAGAAATGGTGGAAAAATAAAGCTTCAGAAATATATAAATTAATTCCTGACTTCGGCGGATTTTTGGTGAAAGCCAATTCAGAAGGCCAGCCGGGACCGCAGGATTATGGAAGAACGCATGCCGACGGAGCCAATATGATGGCTGATGTTTTAAAACCATACGGAGGAATCGTAATGTGGAGGGCTTTCGTATACAGTCCGAGCAAAGATGACCGCGCGAAGCAGGCTTATCTGGAATTTGTTCCTCTTGATGGAAAATTCAGGGATAATGTGATCATTCAGATTAAAAACGGACCTGTTGATTTTCAGCCTCGTGAAGCATTTAATCCTTTGTTTGGTGCATTAAAGAAAACTCCTGAAATGGTGGAATTTCAGATCACACAGGAATATCTGGGACAGGCTAATCATCTGGCTTATCTCGCTCCTTTATTCAAAGAAACTTTGGAAAGCGATACTTATTCTAATGGTGAAGGTTCCACAATTGCTAAAATTACCGACGGAACATTAAGACCCGCAAAAATCACAGCCATTTCTGCTGTGGCCAATATCGGAGAAGATACCAACTGGACAGGCCATCATTTTGCACAGGCCAACTGGTATGCATTCGGACGCCTTGCGTGGAATCATGAGCTTACGCCAGAACAGATTGCCGACGAATGGATTACAATGACCTTTACGGATAATGAAAAATTCGTTAACCCGGTGAAAGAAATGATGCTTACTTCAAGGGAAACGGTTGTTGACTACATGATGCCTTTAGGACTTCATCATATTTTCGCAGGAGGACATCATTACGGTCCCGAACCTTGGGGAGATTACAAAGGCGGTAGACCCGACTGGTCGCCGGTCTATTATCATCAGGCCGATAAAAATGGAGTAGGATTTGACAGAACCGTAACAGGAAGTAACGCGGTTTCACAATATTTTCCTCCATTAAATGACATTTATGGAAATATTAAAACGTGTCCGGAAAATCTTATCCTTTGGTTTCATCATGTTCCATGGGAGTATAAAATGAAAGATGGGAAAACATTATGGGAAGAACTTTGCTACAAATATGATTCAGGAGTTCATAAGGTGAGGAATTACCAGAAACTCTGGGACACGATGGAACCTTATATCGACGAACAAAGGTTTACGGAAGTACATTCGAAACTAAAAATCCAGGCGAAAGATGCTGTCTGGTGGAAAGATGCTTGTCTATTATATTTCCAGACTTTCTCTAAAACGTCTATCCCGTATGATATTGAAAGACCTGTGCATGAGCTGGAAGATTTGAAAAAAATCAAACTGAATATGGGCCACCATAATTAA
- a CDS encoding AraC family transcriptional regulator yields the protein MKHANPAFEAIKPNIGSSFTSLKFQRNENIKSHVWHYHPEVELIFVCKGSGKRQIGSNISYFSDGDLVLIGSNLPHCGLTNENTNNDYEMVIQFKPDFLGENIWETPEMQRVSALLEKSKAGIVFNENIKKTVGKKIADMHEMSSLNKLLNFLEILDELATTQDYRILNAGKYYLQTQVEDNERINHIFNYVKDHFKEQITLEEIADLANMKVPSFCRYFKKITNKTFTQFVNEYRITHSLKLLAEQPLSITEVCFESGFNNFSYFNKTFKEYIKKSPSQYRKEFNYFME from the coding sequence ATGAAACATGCCAATCCTGCTTTTGAAGCCATAAAACCTAATATCGGAAGCAGTTTTACAAGTCTGAAGTTTCAGCGTAATGAAAATATAAAATCTCACGTCTGGCATTATCATCCGGAAGTAGAACTAATATTTGTTTGCAAAGGTTCCGGAAAGAGACAGATCGGGAGTAATATCTCCTATTTTTCGGATGGAGATCTCGTATTGATCGGGAGCAATCTTCCACATTGCGGACTTACCAACGAAAATACCAATAACGATTACGAAATGGTCATCCAGTTCAAGCCGGATTTTTTGGGAGAAAATATCTGGGAAACTCCTGAAATGCAGCGGGTTTCTGCCCTGCTTGAAAAATCAAAAGCCGGAATTGTTTTTAACGAAAATATAAAAAAAACAGTGGGTAAGAAAATTGCTGATATGCACGAAATGTCATCGCTCAACAAGCTGCTGAACTTCCTGGAAATATTAGATGAACTTGCCACCACACAGGATTACAGAATACTGAATGCCGGGAAATATTATCTACAGACACAAGTGGAGGATAATGAGAGAATCAACCATATATTTAATTATGTGAAGGACCATTTTAAAGAACAGATCACGCTGGAAGAAATAGCGGATCTTGCCAATATGAAAGTGCCATCGTTTTGCCGTTATTTTAAGAAAATTACCAATAAAACATTTACCCAGTTTGTCAATGAATACCGGATTACCCATTCGCTGAAACTCCTTGCGGAACAGCCGTTAAGCATTACCGAAGTCTGTTTTGAATCCGGATTCAACAATTTCAGCTATTTTAATAAAACGTTTAAAGAATATATCAAGAAAAGCCCGTCACAATACCGTAAAGAATTTAATTATTTTATGGAATAA
- the galK gene encoding galactokinase: MKYTCTFNTYKIHYNTLILIQEKLINNTKEAFRKAFQTQPEHIFLSPGRINIIGEHVDYSDGFVLPAAIDKYICFAVEKAGNSDMCTFFAVDFNDSFSFNVKEKQSPVSQTWVNYLLGVFNAIQEEGKIIGGLNIAFSSTIPMGSGLSSSAALECGFAYILNQIFNLGFSKKELALIGQKSEHTYVGVKCGIMDQFASVFGKEEKVIMLDCHSLDHQYFNADLKGYSLVLFDSCVKHTHLTSGYNDRRRDVDNGKNALWKKFPEITKFRDFSVDMLDAVREEIGEIRYKRCLYLLKEIGRVEQAAVALSENNAACLGKLLTETHFGLSNEFEVSCNELDFLVEQTLQEKGVIGARMMGGGFGGCSINLIKEDFVENVISRIREKYEAKFNIQLKVYQVKISEGIKEYTNNECSI, encoded by the coding sequence TTGAAATATACGTGTACATTTAACACTTATAAAATTCATTACAATACTCTTATTTTGATCCAGGAAAAATTAATTAATAATACGAAAGAGGCTTTTCGAAAAGCCTTTCAAACCCAACCGGAGCATATTTTCCTTTCTCCCGGAAGAATAAATATTATCGGTGAGCATGTAGATTATAGTGATGGCTTTGTTTTGCCGGCAGCCATTGACAAATACATTTGTTTTGCTGTTGAAAAGGCAGGAAATTCTGATATGTGCACCTTTTTCGCAGTAGATTTTAATGACAGTTTCAGTTTTAATGTTAAAGAAAAACAATCGCCGGTTTCGCAGACCTGGGTTAACTATTTACTGGGAGTTTTTAATGCCATTCAGGAAGAAGGAAAAATAATTGGAGGCTTAAATATAGCGTTCAGCAGCACAATTCCTATGGGTTCGGGGTTATCTTCATCTGCAGCGCTGGAATGTGGTTTTGCCTATATTCTCAATCAGATTTTTAACCTCGGTTTTTCTAAAAAAGAACTCGCTTTGATCGGGCAGAAGTCAGAACATACTTATGTCGGAGTAAAGTGCGGAATTATGGATCAGTTTGCGTCCGTTTTCGGAAAAGAGGAAAAAGTCATCATGCTCGACTGTCACTCGCTGGATCATCAATATTTTAACGCGGATCTCAAAGGCTACAGCCTAGTTTTATTTGACAGTTGTGTCAAGCATACGCATCTTACTTCCGGGTACAACGACAGGCGCAGAGATGTAGACAACGGAAAAAATGCACTTTGGAAAAAATTTCCGGAAATTACAAAATTCCGGGATTTCAGTGTAGATATGCTTGATGCAGTGCGTGAAGAAATAGGAGAAATTAGATACAAAAGATGTCTCTACCTCCTGAAAGAAATCGGAAGGGTAGAGCAGGCTGCTGTTGCACTTTCTGAAAATAATGCTGCATGTCTCGGAAAATTGCTTACCGAAACCCATTTCGGACTTTCCAATGAATTTGAGGTAAGCTGTAATGAACTTGATTTTCTGGTGGAGCAGACCTTACAGGAAAAAGGCGTTATCGGGGCAAGAATGATGGGAGGCGGATTTGGCGGCTGCAGTATCAATCTTATCAAAGAAGATTTTGTTGAAAATGTAATCAGCAGAATCCGTGAAAAATACGAAGCTAAATTCAATATTCAGCTAAAAGTGTATCAGGTTAAAATTTCCGAAGGAATAAAAGAATATACCAACAATGAATGTAGCATTTGA
- a CDS encoding UDP-glucose--hexose-1-phosphate uridylyltransferase, with amino-acid sequence MNVAFDSKKHPHRRYNPLLDEWILVSPQRSNRPWQGQTEKTVQEELPAYDSGCYLCPGNERANGEKNPDYKGVYVFDNDFGSLLSDKVDFSVNNSDFFSIKPERGINRVICFSENHSLTLPEMEKDAIKEVIDVWQQQYDELGSKEFINHVQIFENKGQIMGCSNPHPHGQIWAQSSIPTAVVKTQENLKNYFEKSGRSLLEDYLKKELEYGERMVLENESFVVLVPFWAVWPYETMIISKRKAGNILEFSEDEKYDLAEIIKDLTIKYDNLFEISFPYSAGIHQSPTDGISHPEWHFHMHFYPPLLRNAEVKKFMVGYEMLAEAQRDITPEQSAEVLKNLSTIHYKSRN; translated from the coding sequence ATGAATGTAGCATTTGACAGTAAAAAACACCCTCACAGAAGATACAATCCGCTTCTCGACGAATGGATTCTGGTTTCTCCGCAACGCTCCAACAGACCGTGGCAGGGACAGACCGAAAAAACGGTTCAGGAAGAATTGCCGGCTTATGATTCCGGATGCTACCTTTGCCCGGGAAATGAAAGGGCAAACGGTGAAAAAAATCCCGACTATAAGGGGGTCTATGTCTTCGACAATGACTTCGGATCTTTGCTCAGCGATAAGGTGGATTTTTCTGTTAACAATTCAGATTTTTTTTCCATAAAACCTGAAAGAGGAATTAATAGAGTAATCTGTTTTTCTGAAAATCACAGCCTTACGTTGCCTGAAATGGAAAAGGACGCTATTAAAGAGGTAATTGACGTCTGGCAGCAGCAGTATGATGAACTCGGAAGTAAAGAATTCATTAATCATGTACAGATTTTCGAGAATAAAGGGCAGATCATGGGGTGCAGTAATCCTCATCCGCACGGTCAGATCTGGGCTCAGTCATCGATTCCGACTGCCGTGGTAAAAACTCAGGAAAATCTTAAAAACTATTTTGAAAAATCCGGAAGATCACTGTTGGAAGATTACCTTAAAAAAGAACTTGAATACGGTGAAAGAATGGTACTTGAAAATGAAAGCTTTGTTGTTTTGGTTCCATTTTGGGCGGTCTGGCCTTATGAAACGATGATCATCAGCAAAAGGAAAGCCGGAAATATCCTTGAGTTTTCGGAAGACGAGAAATATGATTTGGCCGAAATAATAAAAGATCTTACCATTAAATATGATAATCTTTTTGAAATTTCGTTTCCATATTCTGCAGGAATTCACCAATCTCCAACTGACGGAATTTCACATCCCGAATGGCATTTCCACATGCATTTTTATCCGCCGCTTCTTCGTAATGCAGAGGTTAAAAAATTCATGGTGGGTTATGAAATGCTCGCCGAAGCACAAAGAGATATAACTCCGGAACAAAGCGCAGAAGTACTTAAAAATCTTTCTACCATACACTATAAAAGCAGAAACTAA
- a CDS encoding PA2169 family four-helix-bundle protein yields the protein MNNEKTVSVLNDLLNITNDRIEGFSKVEDKVWDTHSALKNDYDQMVSQSQTMKSDLIRLINEKGGEADNSTSTAGAVHRAWIDIKNSFTGNKDESTLENVVFGEKVAINAYEDALESGDLCPESSQVVSDHLHHLKSSYSRFENLEELS from the coding sequence ATGAACAACGAAAAAACAGTATCAGTACTAAATGATTTACTGAACATCACGAACGACAGAATTGAAGGATTTTCTAAAGTAGAGGACAAAGTATGGGACACCCATTCTGCTCTGAAAAATGATTACGACCAGATGGTATCACAGTCTCAGACTATGAAATCTGATCTTATCAGGCTTATTAATGAAAAAGGAGGTGAGGCTGACAATTCAACAAGTACCGCAGGTGCCGTGCACAGAGCATGGATCGACATCAAAAATTCTTTTACCGGCAACAAAGATGAGTCTACCCTTGAAAATGTTGTATTTGGGGAAAAAGTGGCAATCAATGCTTATGAGGATGCTTTAGAAAGCGGAGATCTTTGTCCGGAAAGTTCACAGGTTGTTTCTGATCATCTTCATCATTTGAAATCTTCTTATTCAAGATTTGAAAATCTGGAAGAATTAAGTTAA
- a CDS encoding MarR family winged helix-turn-helix transcriptional regulator, producing MNYRMTKEVIDLLEKFEKENDKQYYTADINGFKEWVCDRTSSGNSQIDEPYWEGKEKGRSPESAITTLLLHLNRYAKNYSKSAISDSDFVTQEDFIYLINLRAFGQMTKMELIKKNIHDKPVGMLIITRLLKNGWIEQTESDIDRRNKLIKISEKGNEALEKQMTKIRQATDIVSGNLTYSEKMELIRMLNKLDRFHYPIFSKNIDSKDLIKTVYEEHSFKN from the coding sequence ATGAATTACAGAATGACAAAAGAAGTCATTGATCTTCTCGAAAAGTTTGAAAAAGAAAATGATAAACAGTATTATACTGCTGATATCAATGGTTTTAAAGAATGGGTTTGCGATCGCACATCCTCAGGAAATTCACAAATAGACGAGCCTTATTGGGAAGGAAAAGAAAAAGGAAGATCTCCTGAAAGCGCTATTACTACTTTACTGCTACATTTGAACAGATACGCCAAAAACTATTCGAAATCTGCCATTTCGGATTCTGATTTTGTGACACAGGAAGATTTTATTTATCTTATTAATCTCAGAGCATTTGGACAAATGACCAAAATGGAGCTCATTAAAAAGAATATTCATGATAAGCCTGTAGGAATGCTCATTATCACCAGGTTGCTTAAGAATGGTTGGATTGAGCAGACAGAATCTGATATAGACCGAAGAAATAAATTGATAAAAATTTCTGAAAAAGGTAATGAAGCACTTGAAAAACAGATGACAAAGATTCGGCAGGCCACGGATATTGTTTCAGGAAATCTTACCTACAGTGAAAAAATGGAGCTTATCAGAATGCTTAATAAGTTAGATCGATTTCATTATCCTATTTTCTCAAAAAATATTGACAGTAAAGATCTTATTAAAACAGTTTACGAAGAACATTCATTTAAAAATTAA
- a CDS encoding phytoene desaturase family protein, whose protein sequence is MKKKIAVIGSGFSGLSAAAYASKEGHEVHLFEKNGSIGGRARKFTTDNGYTFDMGPSWYWMPDIIESFFNDFGKKATDFYTLIPLDPQFEMVFSDGTMNIPHNYEEMKELFEKTEPGAGKKLDAFMKDAQYKYEVGMQDFVNKPCHSWFEFVSPKIAKSALKLDLLTNFQRFVRKYFNNPKLIVLMEFPVIFLGAAPKDIPALYSLMNYGGYKLGTWYPMGGFSKIIEAMKNIAEEQGTRFYVNADVEKININQKAASSLTVNQKQIDFDVIIASSDYHHTETKLLPEEFRNYDESYWEKRVFAPSCLIYYLGFKEKIPNLKHHTLFFENDLELHTHEIYKDKKWPTKPLFYACCPSKTDPDVAPENCENVFLLMPVAPGIEDSEEIRERYFMEMILRLEKHTGATDLLLKIDYKKSYCVKDFKEDYNAYQGNAYGLANTLSQTAVLKPSLRNKKIKNLFYTGQLTVPGPGVPPSIISGKIAATEAIKN, encoded by the coding sequence ATGAAAAAAAAGATTGCGGTAATAGGATCTGGATTTTCAGGACTTTCGGCTGCGGCATATGCTTCAAAGGAAGGCCATGAAGTTCATCTTTTTGAGAAGAACGGCAGCATTGGAGGAAGAGCCAGGAAATTTACAACAGATAACGGCTACACATTTGATATGGGGCCCAGCTGGTACTGGATGCCCGATATTATAGAATCATTTTTTAATGATTTTGGTAAAAAAGCCACAGATTTCTATACGCTCATTCCTTTGGATCCGCAATTTGAAATGGTTTTTTCAGACGGCACCATGAATATTCCTCATAACTATGAAGAAATGAAAGAACTGTTTGAAAAAACAGAACCCGGAGCCGGAAAAAAACTGGATGCATTTATGAAAGATGCACAGTATAAATATGAGGTCGGGATGCAGGATTTTGTGAATAAGCCATGCCACTCCTGGTTTGAATTCGTATCTCCGAAAATAGCCAAAAGCGCACTGAAACTGGATCTCCTCACCAATTTTCAGCGTTTTGTAAGAAAATATTTCAATAATCCTAAACTGATTGTTTTAATGGAGTTCCCTGTTATTTTTCTGGGAGCTGCTCCAAAGGATATTCCTGCGTTGTACAGTTTAATGAACTACGGAGGATATAAGTTAGGGACATGGTATCCAATGGGCGGTTTTTCAAAAATTATAGAGGCAATGAAAAATATTGCTGAAGAGCAGGGAACCCGTTTTTATGTAAATGCGGATGTTGAAAAAATTAATATTAATCAAAAAGCGGCTTCTTCGCTGACGGTCAATCAGAAACAGATTGATTTTGACGTAATTATTGCATCATCAGATTATCATCACACGGAAACAAAACTTTTACCGGAAGAATTCAGGAATTATGATGAAAGTTATTGGGAGAAACGTGTTTTTGCTCCTTCCTGTCTCATTTATTATCTCGGGTTTAAAGAAAAAATCCCGAACCTGAAACATCATACTTTGTTTTTTGAAAATGATCTGGAGCTTCATACCCATGAAATTTATAAAGATAAAAAGTGGCCTACTAAACCATTATTCTATGCCTGCTGCCCTTCAAAAACAGATCCGGACGTAGCGCCCGAAAACTGTGAAAATGTTTTCTTGCTAATGCCCGTAGCTCCGGGAATTGAAGATTCTGAAGAAATAAGAGAAAGGTATTTTATGGAAATGATTCTCAGGCTCGAAAAACATACAGGAGCAACCGATCTCCTGCTGAAAATTGACTATAAAAAAAGCTATTGCGTAAAAGATTTTAAGGAAGATTACAATGCTTATCAGGGAAATGCTTACGGGCTTGCCAACACTTTATCTCAGACCGCCGTTTTAAAACCTTCACTCAGAAACAAAAAAATAAAAAATTTATTTTATACAGGGCAGCTTACCGTACCTGGACCGGGCGTACCGCCTTCCATCATATCAGGAAAAATAGCTGCAACAGAAGCCATAAAAAATTGA
- a CDS encoding phytoene/squalene synthase family protein, with translation MKKLFDELSFKVSKETTKQYSTSFSLGILALSSAIRNPIYAIYGYVRLADEIVDSFHDYDKEKLLRKFKKDTFNALEDGISLNPILQSFQETVHQYDIDESLIHQFLKSMEMDLQKIDYNSDLYKEYILGSAEVVGLMCLQIFVNGDKEQYEKLKPYAMILGSAFQKVNFLRDMKDDYYTLGRVYFPGLDMTYFDNNVKSSIEKEIEEEFRQALIGIKMLPPSSRFGVYLAYRYYISLFRKIKRKSAQNILNGRIRISNGAKISLMMSCYVQYKTSLF, from the coding sequence ATGAAAAAATTATTTGACGAACTTTCTTTCAAAGTAAGTAAAGAGACCACAAAACAGTACAGCACCAGTTTTTCACTGGGAATCCTTGCTCTTTCTTCCGCTATCAGAAATCCTATCTATGCTATTTACGGATATGTACGTCTGGCTGATGAAATTGTAGACAGCTTCCATGATTATGACAAAGAAAAGCTGCTCCGTAAGTTTAAAAAAGATACTTTTAATGCATTGGAAGACGGGATTTCTCTAAATCCTATTCTCCAGTCTTTTCAGGAAACCGTCCATCAATATGATATTGATGAAAGCCTTATTCATCAGTTTTTGAAAAGTATGGAAATGGATCTTCAGAAAATAGATTATAATTCGGATCTTTACAAAGAGTATATATTGGGATCTGCAGAAGTGGTGGGATTAATGTGTCTTCAGATTTTTGTAAATGGAGACAAGGAACAGTACGAAAAGCTTAAGCCATATGCTATGATTTTAGGATCGGCTTTCCAGAAAGTAAATTTTTTACGGGATATGAAGGACGATTATTACACGTTGGGAAGGGTGTATTTTCCGGGACTGGACATGACATACTTTGACAACAATGTGAAATCATCAATTGAAAAAGAAATTGAAGAAGAATTCAGACAGGCATTGATCGGTATTAAAATGCTTCCGCCTTCATCTAGATTCGGGGTGTATCTTGCATACAGATATTACATATCCTTATTCAGGAAAATCAAAAGAAAATCTGCCCAGAATATATTAAACGGAAGAATAAGAATATCCAACGGCGCGAAAATTTCTTTAATGATGAGCTGCTATGTTCAGTACAAAACTTCTTTATTTTAA
- a CDS encoding sterol desaturase family protein codes for MNFLIVVATFFVMEGITWLTHKYIMHGFLWSLHKDHHDHSNDGHMEKNDYFFVIFAVPTILLMYYGTVQGFNYWFYIAIGIALYGMAYFFVHDIFIHQRIKFLRDTQNPYLLAIRRAHKQHHKHIGKEKGECFGFLWVPVKYFKLYFNKNK; via the coding sequence ATGAATTTTCTCATTGTAGTAGCAACTTTTTTTGTGATGGAAGGAATAACCTGGCTCACACACAAATACATTATGCACGGATTTTTATGGTCTCTGCACAAAGACCATCATGACCACAGCAATGACGGCCATATGGAAAAAAACGATTACTTTTTTGTAATCTTTGCAGTTCCGACTATTCTTTTGATGTATTACGGGACTGTTCAGGGATTTAATTACTGGTTCTATATAGCGATAGGCATTGCCCTTTATGGGATGGCCTATTTTTTTGTACATGATATTTTTATTCATCAGCGGATAAAATTTTTACGTGATACACAAAACCCGTATTTACTTGCTATCAGAAGAGCGCACAAACAGCATCATAAGCATATCGGAAAGGAGAAAGGGGAGTGTTTCGGTTTTCTTTGGGTGCCTGTAAAATATTTTAAATTATATTTTAATAAAAATAAATAG
- a CDS encoding lycopene cyclase domain-containing protein, with the protein MQQYTYLLINFFTVIVCFIFSFHYKIKFNRYFGAFLAASLIVGVVFVAWDAWFTKIGVWWFNDQYLLGIRFAGLPLEELLFFICIPFACLFTYFCLDKFFKLDWKPLPEKIFVIISIIIALCIALWFREKIYTFITFLSTVCSLFILKFLLKVRWIGKVSFVYLLLMPGFLMVNGILTGTGLESPIVNYNPEEFMGIRILTIPVEDTVYGYELILWNIFLFQMFKKSKTNSLVEVEA; encoded by the coding sequence ATGCAGCAATATACCTATCTTCTTATTAATTTTTTTACGGTCATCGTCTGTTTTATTTTTTCATTTCATTATAAGATTAAATTCAACAGGTATTTCGGTGCTTTTTTAGCTGCTTCATTAATTGTCGGAGTGGTATTTGTTGCCTGGGATGCGTGGTTTACAAAAATAGGAGTGTGGTGGTTCAATGACCAATATCTTTTAGGAATACGTTTTGCCGGACTTCCCCTGGAAGAGCTGCTTTTCTTTATCTGTATTCCTTTTGCCTGTCTTTTTACCTATTTCTGTTTGGATAAATTTTTTAAACTCGACTGGAAGCCGCTTCCGGAGAAAATTTTTGTAATAATAAGTATTATTATTGCTTTATGTATTGCACTCTGGTTCAGGGAAAAGATTTATACCTTTATTACTTTTCTGTCAACAGTCTGTAGCCTTTTTATTTTAAAATTTTTATTGAAAGTAAGATGGATCGGAAAAGTTTCTTTTGTTTACCTTCTTCTAATGCCGGGTTTTCTGATGGTCAACGGAATATTGACAGGCACCGGACTGGAATCTCCCATCGTAAACTACAATCCCGAAGAGTTTATGGGGATCAGAATATTAACTATTCCTGTAGAAGATACGGTCTATGGCTATGAACTTATTCTTTGGAATATTTTTCTTTTTCAAATGTTTAAAAAATCTAAAACTAACTCCTTGGTCGAAGTGGAGGCATAA